In Conger conger chromosome 9, fConCon1.1, whole genome shotgun sequence, the genomic stretch cccctccccgataTACCGAATCTTCCTGTAGTGGGtagtataaaaatatttttattttagaataataaataaaatctcaaCTGACTCAAATGGGACCGTTAAAAGGGTGGGGGTCTGCGTTAAAGACTAAAAATGATTGCATTGATTTGTATTTCCCCTTGGCTAAGGTAACCACACAACCTTACCTTGCCTCACACTAAACTGTGGTGTTGGTTAAACAATGTGGTTAATGTGTTCGTTTAATATTAtgctgcttttctttttctttctttccttaaaGCCTCATTTTGCTTTCCAAATGTTTTGAAGCATGCCGTCGTATACTTGTATGTTTTGTGTATGGTCCGGTGTTTCAGCCTGATGGTAGCATCCATACACAAGCACTTGTATAGAATGTCAATGTGCTTCAAAACATTTGGGAGAGGGAGGACGATGAAGAATTTAACGTTCTGAAGCACTGGTTTTGTTGTATCCACGATGCCGCTTGTTACTGTGGTTAAACGGTAGTCAACGTGGTCGCTAAGGAAGCCACTGGGTTTCGATGGGTGATTAATGGATTGACTGGTAATGGATCGATTGTGCTCTGAAGTGACTGAATATCTACGGCGTACTGGCTAACATGTCAAAACGGCAAGTGTGCCAGTAAAAATCAGTCCGGAAAATGCAAGTTAATCACTGgttaatttttaaaagatttgCTGATTATTTTAACAGAATATTTTTAATTCCCAATTACAGcatctggggaaaaaaatggcaATGGGAATGGTTGTTACTCATTtcattgtgtgtatttgtacttgttttgtctgaaatggaaaaaataaaattgaaagcAAACTAATTTGTTCAAGTAACCAATTATATTCATCCAAAAAGCTAGTTAAATGGAGTTCTGGGAAAGTATCTGcaatggtttaaaaatatattttctttcaaaCACGCACGTTTGAGGCCAGATTGTCCTTCatgggccccctgctggacagAAATGAAAGTGCACCGAACTCTGTCGGTACTGCCCACCCGCAGTATTTGTAGTtcttttagtgtttttatttatttcccactGTGCGGTCCCACACTTTCCTTCTACGTTGCAGTCCTCGGAAATGCTCCCAACCAAAAATATCTAACTCTGAACAATGGAGATCAAGATCTCGAAAATCCGACTTGTCTTGGAAGTAAGTTAAGTAGCTACTTCCCTGCTGTATACCATAAACCCCTGAATGTCCCTTAAGTGTGTAAAATCCTTCACTGCACACAACATTTGAAAACGTATGGTGAAAACGAAATGACAAAACTCCAGAAAGTAGACTACTCTTTAAACCTGCAAACATTGTGGCTCCACAACCAGACTTTAAGCCCCCAGCCATACAACTTGCTTTCAAAAAGGTAAAATCTTAGCCCGTGTTCTATAACCGCACTGCTTTCAATGACCAGTAGTGATGGTTAAATCAgcattaaagtgctcacttaaGAACGTTCTAATCACGTATTCGTGATCTCAcaacttaaagggttaaagatgcacatttgtctttataCTGACTAATGTTCCTGGTCCAATCATTactatttttcaatttcaatattCCGAGAcgaactggggaaaaaaaagaaaaaaacggtTCATGTCATAGGATTGAATGTATGATAAACAGATTAATTTGTGCAAAATGATTTGAACCAACCCACTTTGCGAGCACTCCCaggtcctggctgtgtgtgtgattttgttcTGAGAATATGCAGGTAAGGACACCAATCCTGGTACACGGtactctgtctccccctgctggacaCAGTTTGGTCAACAGTTTAACTTTACTAGCTGGTAAGCAGTGCATTTATGACGTTTGTGACATTTATTAGTATATTTTATCAATTAACGTGTGCTATGAAAAAACTTCACATATTCAAGTGAACCCTTTTAAAGAGCTGGAAGTATTAATGTCAAAGGTGTATATAATACTCCATTAAATGTCTAGCCATATGCTGAAATGTCTTGggaacatgtctgtgtgtgcggtcACTTTCTGCAAAGCAATCAGACTAACCCTTAGCATCTGGCAGACCTTTTTAAGTGAACCTAAACTGAGAGTTAAACGTGGCAATAttcaaatccaaaaaaaaatcctccCTCCTCGCCCCCACCTCCTCGTAGCCCTTCTCCAGGGCGGCCACGCCCTTCCCCGCCTCCAGGAAGGACCAGGGACGCAATGCGAGGGGAAAGCGCTCTCAGTAATGCAAACGGGGCGCCGCGTCGAGAACAGTGCActgcttttattatttcaaaggCACTCGCTACATTAACTTAAGCATTTCTATCTTACAGAGCTCACATTTTGTCCTAGATACAAATCACACAAACGGGTcatacacacaggtcacacccacaggtcacacacacacacaggtcataaCATTTAGTGATAATTTACAACAGGTTTACTCAACTCTACATTCTGTGGgctgcagcgtctgcaggtgTTCACTTGAGCCACGCTCTACGCCACCTGATTTGaccactgaactgaactgaactttaCCTGAACAAAGCAGGTAGAATCGGTGAGATCAGGCGGGCGGGGTGGACGGTCGGTGCGAACACCTTCAGACACTGGATGTGGGGTTGAGCAGGCTTGCACTGATTTACAAGATCTCCGTAGCAGAAATCCACAGAGTAATTAAACGATGACATTAAGAAAGGGTTATACAAAATGGAAGACAGGGAAAGAACACAGTGGAACAAGTTGGCACCTACATCTTGATTCAGTGCATCGAAGAAAGGctaatgacaaaatatattaaaaaacaaaacaaaaaaacatccactgttGCCTTAGGCTGATTAGTATTATGACAAAGTCCTCAAATACAAGACTCAAAATGCCCCAGGCAATAAATTCAAATGCATAACTTTCTAtatcaaacttttttcttactgaacaaacattagaaaagagctaagtttatttaaaaattaaaaattaaaaaaagtctaggaaaaaaaaaacataaaaagacgGTTTATTTCTTTACTTCAATTTGAAGtggaaaaacatacaaataaaaaataaaaataaaatttttaaaagttttttgctttaaaataaGCAAAGAATCAGACTGCTGCCACGAGATTACTTCCTGCCGGGAGAGAAGCTCTGATAAGCTGAAAGAAATCAACCGTCGCCTTGGGGAATATGTCGCCCCCTTACGGCTGCTGCTGGTACTGCCCCTCGGTGGCCGTGTAGAAATCGTCCAGGACGCTCTGGATGTAGTCGAAGGTCGGCCGGTCTTCGGGCTTGTTCTTCCAGCACGTCATCATGACGTCATAGAGCTCCTCGGGACAGTTTTCCGGGCGGGGCATGCGGTACCCGCGCTGCACAGAGGTCATGACCTCACCGTTGCTCATGCCTGAGGATCCGACGGAAGCAATTGATCAGAACTCAGTCaaaattgcaacaaaacaaaaaaaaggcccaCACCTTTTACAAAATCGTATTAGATCAAACTGGAATTAATAGTATAACCAGAGTACATTTCTGTGCCCCTTAGATACTTGGGGAAAGGCAGCCGTATAAGTCGAGCCAGCTTGAACCCAGCACCACATTTGGCAGGTACACTTAGCATTTTCATTCCTATTCGCTACATCTGATAGTGTACGTTGTTATTAATTGAAAATATTACGCTGTGACTGATATTCCCTCCCCCATCATATAATCCATACCTTCATAAATCTATATCcagcatctttttaaataaatgtttgttggtgcctgAAGGCGTCCTGGCTGTATGCCGCTGTATCTTTGCTAGATTTAATACTACAGATATGCCCAGGCATTGCAAATTAGTACAGGCACTTTTTAGCTGGAAGCTGAATTGAATGACACAATAGATGCACCTGTattctcctgcagctcctccgTTTGAATAACACAGAAACCTGCGTCAAGCCGTGGAAAGATGTTTTTCTAAATGTTGTCTATTTTGTTAAGACTTTTGTCCACCACCATATAATCCGCTAACACAGGTCTTTTGGTGGTTGTGGTCACAACCATTAGTTTCACTTTTTATTTctcaccagcagagggcagtgatGCATTAGAGATTCCTTGACCAGGCACTTCCATGACATTTCAttaaccctaatttggcacacctgattctactaattagcagctcagtaAGATCTCCAgctggctttgttagggttgcagcgaaaacctacaggatggtagatctccaggaacagggttgggcagcccccGCTTTAGATAACGTGTACTTCTGTAATCCTGCCTGTATGACCCTGACAGGAAGCCTGcggacacacacagccatccgCTCCAGTTGGCCGGAGCCATGTTCTCCGTTACCGGGCTCAGTTACCTGGGTAAGGAATCTTTCCGAATGTGATGATTTCGTACAGCAGGACTCCGAAAGACCACATGTCGGATTTGATGGTGAAGGACCCGTAGTTGATGGCCTCTGGGGCGGTCCACTTGATGGGGAACTTGGCtcctgaaaagcacaacatCTGCGTGAGTCAGACGCCCGCCTCGCACACACAGAACGTGGTATTTAACGACTGTGTGGCCAGCAGTGACTTATTCCCGGAAATTGAAGCCTTCCTTAAGGCACGGGATACTACTGCACATTCACTTGTTCTACTAAGCGCGAAAGGTTTGTCCTCTCACAACAGGATAGCATTACTgtaagcctgtagcctagcggctaaggggcctgtagcctagtgactaaggtacatgactggggcagcctgtagtctagtggctaaggggcctgtagcctagtggctaaggtgtctgtagcgtagtggctaaggtgcctgtagcctagtggctaaggggcctatagcctagtggctaaggggcctatagcctagtggctaaggggcctatagcctagtggctaaggggcctatagcctagtggctaaggggcctatagcctagtggctaaggtgcctgtagcctagtggctaaggggcctatagcctagtggctaaggggcctgtagcctagtggctaaggggcctatagcctagtggctaaggggcctgtagcctagtggctaaggggcctgtagcctagtggctaaggggcctgtagcctagtggctaaggtgcttgattgaggcctggaaggttggtggttcaagccccagtgtagccacgataaaatcagtgcagctgttgggcccttaaccccacattgctccaggggggattgtcctctgcttagtctaatcaactgtaagttgctttggataaaagcgacaACTAAATAACtggaatttaaaatgtaaattgaatGTTCGCACAATACATCTGTTCTCCGTATTACCAATAGCAGACCCTAGCAGTATAATAACTTGCTGCTTCTTTCTTTCAGGATAAAGAAACTAATTGGAAAGTGGATAAAATTGGCTCACTATCACGGTATTACATTTTTCCTTCTGTGCCTATAACTTCGGCGTGATTCATTCCGATgattaattatgaaaaatgatCGTGTTCGGAAAGCGTCTTTAAGACGCCCGTGTGAGAGTCCCGTAAAGGGCTGCCTTTGACGATTTGCATGAACATCTGTTTCTCTGTCGGGGTGGGAGCGCCGGACTGCCTGTGCGGGGCTCTTTCTGAGCAGGGAAACTCCAAAGAGAGGATCCCCACTTCTCTCCACAACCCACAATCCCCCACTGCTGATGATCCAACACTTTCACTTTCAATCTCAGAATAGTTCGGGTGTCTCATGGAAGGAATTACCATTTTAAATTTACATATAGGAAAACTGCGCCCTGTCTATAAAAAGTGACACAAGCTAAGGCAACACCATTTTGATTGTGGTTTatgctttcatttttgttgaagcatatttaaaaaaataatgcgtGTGTAAACCAAAGTGTGTAcagagtagagtgtgtgtgtctaacagaGTAGAGTGTGTGCAGTAAGGCCCTACCCTCTCTGGCTGTGTACTGGTCGTCTTCGATGACTCGGGCGAGGCCGAAGTCGGCGATCTTGCACAGCAGACTCTCCGACACGAGCACGTTGGCCGCCCGCAGGTCCCGGTGGATGTAGTTCTTCTTTTCGATGTACGCCATCCCTTCTGCGATCTGTGAACGGAGAGAGAGCCgactcaaacacaacaccatACGGGAGATTCCGAAACACAACCATCTTCACAGCCACcaccattaatgtaatctgCGAACGGAGAGAGCGCCGACTCAAACGCTACCGCACATCAGATTCACAGGCATTCACATCACAACAGTCTCTTCACCGACGCGTTAATGGAGTGCGCTAGTGAtcgctattttttttttttttttttgtcagagaTTGCTGGGCTTCAGACTGAAACTGCTCAGATAGTTCGCAGACGTGCCGCCCCGTTGGCGGGGTTTTCCGCGGAGCATATGATGGCAGTTGTTTGTGAAATGCGCTACACGAGGTTGCTTGACTTGGTTGATTGAGTTCCAGGTGGGATTGTCCAATGGGGACATTTCCCAGTCATTTGTGGCTTTCATTAGGCTTTCCTTTCACAGCAGTGGCGCGCGAACAGTATTATTCAATGTGATCACGGTTTATCATAAATCAGTTGTCCTGGGTTAATTGGAAGGGCAACATTATTGAACCGTGGGAAGGGTTCCTGTGCAAGTATTATGCGTTTTAAGGATGCAGCTGTGTTTCAAATgcattggtttgtttttttgttttgcgcggatgtcaaaaaaacaaaaaaaaacaaaaaaaaacagagaagtTGAGGTTGAATGGTGACAAACAAGCCCATTCAGCCATCCGTGAACACTTTCATAACCGTTTCTCGGCAGTGGGATTCTGCTAAATGTTTCACTGCGAAAGGCTTAACGCGTACGGTATTAGAGAGGGTCTCTGCACTTACACCAGGGATCTCcagtgtgctggtctacagtgTCTTTCAGCACGTAAGGGCAACATtgactcaggaggtaagaggtaTGAGCGGTTTGTCCAGCTGTCGGTTTGATCTCGCCCCgcgtgtgtcgaagtgtccctgagcaagacacctaaaccctgaagtgtgtgtgtgtgtgtgaataggtgaatgagagggATCagttgtaaagcgctttgaataAACACGCTAcatgaatgcagtccatttaccaataTTTACCAATAGGCCATATGTAATTTTAAAGTGATTTTAAAGACGACCACGCTACACGTCGGTTAAAATCTCCCTtgagtcacacaaaatgtccgccCAGTGAGTAGGACCCGGAAGTCTTCCTGCCCTCTCCACAGCGGACCGCGGCAGGCTGAATACGGAAGCCGGACCGGGCTTACGGGATGGAGGCAGTCAGGCGGTCAGACGAGCTGAGAACGCGAGCTGAGAACGCGGCTGAACTTGCAGCTCGGTATTACTGGAGCCCGACCCGCAGCGTGATGAAATTAAATAGTGCGAGTTTTAGTTCCTCTTTTCGGCGTAACAGTGGAAAAAGACAGTAATTTCCTGTTTGCGGTGCGTCAGTAAAATGGCCCCATATGACGTCTGTGAAGGAAGGCACGTAAAGATGTCTTTCTCACCTGGGCAGAAAAATCGATCAGCTTCGGCAACTGTGTTTTGCTCCCTGCATCACTTTTTAAGAAATCTAACAAGCTTCctgtaaaaaaagacaaaagaaatacattacAAACAGTGATTATaaacagggtgagagggtgatcATAAACAGTGGTTATAAGCAGGATAAGAGGGTGATTATAAGCAGTGGTTATAAGCAGGATAAGTGGGTGATTATAAGCAGTGGTCATAAGCAGGATAAGAAAGGGTGATTATAAGCAGTGGTTATAAGCAGGATAAGTGACTGGTTATAAGCAGGATAAGTTGGTGGTTATAAGCAGTGTTCATAAGCAGGATAAGCGGGTGGTTATAAACAGGATGAGTGGCTGGATATAAGCAGGAGAAGCGGGTGGTTATAAGCAGGATGAGTGGCTGGTTATAAGCAGGATAAGTTGGTGGTTATAAGCAGTGTTCATAAGCAGGATAAGCGGGTGGTTATAAGCAGGATGAGTGGCTGGTTATAAGCAGGAGAAGCGAGTGGTTATAAGCAGGATAAGAGGGTGATTATAAGCAGTGGTCATAAGCAGGATAAGAAAGGGTGATTATAAGCAGCGGTTATAAGCAGGATAAGTTGGTGGTTATAAGCAGTGTTCATAAGCAGGATAAGCGGGTGGTTATAAACAGGATGAGTGGCTGGTTATAAGCAGGAGAAGCGGGTGGTTATAAGCAGGATGAGTGGCTGGTTATAAGCAGGATAAGTTGGTGGTTATAAGCAGTGTTCATAAGCAGGATAAGCGGGTGGTTATAAGCAGGATGAGTGGCTGGTTATAAGCAGGAGAAGCGAGTGGTTATAAGCAGGATAAGAGGGTGATTATAAGCAGTGGTCATAAGCAGGATAAGAAAGGGTGATTATAAGCAGTGGTTATAAGCAGGATGAGTGACTGGTTATAAGCAGGATAAGTTGGTGGTTATAAGCAGTGTTCATAAGCAGGATAAGCGGGTGGTTATAAACAGGATGAGTGGCTGGTTATAAGCAGGAGAAGCGGGTGGTTATAAGCAGGATGAGTGGCTGGTTATAAGCAGGATAAGTTGGTGGTTATAAGCAGTGTTCATAAGCAGGATAAGCGGGTGGTTATAAGCAGGATGAGTGGCTGGTTATAAGCAGGAGAAGCGGGTGGTTATAAGCAGGATGAGCGGGTGGTTATAAGCAGGATAAGCGGGTGGTTATAAGCAGGATGAGTGGCTGGTTATAAGCGGTGGTCGTAAACAGGTCAGCGGGCGCGTTACCGTTGGCCATGAACTCGGTGATGATGTAGATGGGCTGGATCTTGGTGACCACGGCGTAGAGGCGGACCAGACGGTCGTGCTGCAGCGTCTTCATCAGGTTGGCCTCCTCCAGGAAGGCCTCCACAGACATGGTGCCCGGCTTCAGCGTCTTCACGGCCACCTTGGTGCTGTTGTTGTAATACGCTGGGAGGACAGAACAACGCTCAGGACCACCGAACGGACTCTCAGAAACGCAGACACTAACCCAAGCATAGCCTCGAGAAAATGTAATATAGTGAAGCAGAGGGCATATGCAATCTAATCCACGGTGAGGCTACGgtaattatgttttgttttttgctgaaCTGGAGCGATGGAAGtgaattaatttcagttcaatttaatttatatttcataGCAATACAACAAACCCAGATATAAATAcagtgattttatttaattttattatttttaaaaatgtatttgcacaaaaataaaaaagcatataAGAACATAAAAGGATAATATAAGACGCAAGACTATCTGTGCTGGAGAGGAAAGTAACCATCAAGGGCTCATAAGAGTCCTCCCCTAAACTATAGGCACATGTGAGACAGAGAGCGTGTCAGTGTGTTAGCGTGAGGTCTAATGTAAACAGGTGAAATAGGAGGCTGACCACACAAACAGGAAGCTGTCTGTAGAAGTGTGGctgcagttctctctctctcatgcgaGGAGTGCTTCAGTGAAGCAGAGTCAGAGAAACATCATAATAACCCTGattatcatttatatttcagattttctgaaTACAATTTATTGATGCATTGGTCCCATATTTAGGACTGAGAGTAGAGAAATGTCCGAACGCATTCTTCTCACAAGTCTCTCAgctatacgcacactcacacaatctctaacacacacacacacacacacacacacaaaatccctcacaaacacaggcatacacgcgcacacacacacgcacacacacacacactcaggccctGCTGTCAGGGTATGGCAGCCTGTCTGAAGTGCTGAGCTCAGCTTAAAATGAGCTTCTGTCTCCTCTGTCACTCCTCCTACTGTTACTACCCTCTGCCCCTTCAGCGACAACCAAACACTACATATCACTGTTACTACGGTTACTACCCTTCACTTCAGCGTGAACTGTATTTTCAAGGACACTGCGCGCTTTCCCGATCTGACAGCTGCCTGTGACCGGCTCCGTTAGTGGGAATATCGGGAACAGATAAAATCAGTTCAGGGCGAGGAGGAAGAGAAACttcacagagaaaggggagtGTGCAGCCTGGCATTTTTGCCTGGTCAGCAGTCTCTTGTCTCACAGGAAACCCAAGagccaagcaaaaaaaaaaaaaacaaccaaaaaaaaccccagcagaACTCAGAAACCAGGCACCATTCCGACATTTGCATTGCCGCCCGCTTCCTGGTAGTGCTCAGCCAATGAGACGGGAGAGGGAGGGCGTGAGTCACAATGGGAATGCAAATTGTTCTGAGGGTTCTGAAGGCATTCTGATCAGCCCTGATAAGAGAGGGCCCCTCTGTGCAAGATGGCCGCCTCCCACCACGGCAACAGCACACcccagtcatgtgacacacacagcccgCGTCTTTATCCGTCAGACAGCCTGTGCGGCCTTGCCTACGCATCTGACGCGCCCCCCGGCACTCTGCCCAGAGACGATCTGTCTGATCTGGACCAGAAACGGCTCAGGGGTGGCCGTGTAGGCTGGTGGTTAGGAGGCCGGGCGTGGTCTTGCTCAAAGGAGTTGCAGGTTCAAACCCCCAGGTGGGCCCATTTACACTCTTAATCATACATATccaagcttgtctggtgtatcggaACGCAGGAAATACTCCAACCCCCACCTTCTGGccctcctggttggctcaattgccaCATTTTCTCAGACGGAAGGTGACTCACCCATCCACACCTCCCCAAACTGCCCGGCTCCCAGCTTCTTCACCATCTTGATGGACTCCTTGGAGATCTCCCAGGCGTCTTTGTCCCAGGGCTTCTGGGCTTTGGGCTTCTCGCACGGCTTCACCAGCTTACGGCAGAGGCCATCCGGTTgctctgcacagacacaccccagAGGGGTTCAGTACACACCTAAAAACGTGCTGAATCGCTGGCACGGCTAGGCTAATACCGCCAAATCACGGGCACAGCCAGATCACTGAATCACCAGCACAGCCAGGCTAAGATCTCTGAATCATCAGCACAGCCAGGCTAAGATCACTGAATCACCAGCACAGCCAGGCTAAGATCACTGAATCATCAGCACAGCCAGGCTAAGATCACTGAATCATCAGCACAGCCAGGCTAAGATCTCTGAATCATCAGCACAGCCAGGCTAAGATCACTGAATCACCAGCACAGCCAGGCTAAGATCACTGAATCATCAGCACAGCCAGGCTAAGATCACTGAATCATCAGCACAGCCAGGCTAAGATCTCTGAATCATCAGCACAGCCAGGCTAAGATCACTGAATCACCAGCACAGCCAGGCTAAGATCACTGAATCATCAGCACAGCCAGGCTAAGATCACTGAATCATCAGCACAGCCAGGCTAAGATCTCTGAATCATCAGCACAGCCAGGCTAAGATCACTGAATCATCAGCACAGCCAGGCTAAGATCACTGAATCATCAGCACAGCCAGGCAACAACTGCCAAATCACCAGCCAGTATAAAGCCTTCTGCAGGCCAGAGTTGGGTGTCCTT encodes the following:
- the lyn gene encoding tyrosine-protein kinase Lyn, with amino-acid sequence MGCEKSKLRQSQNVALDQKSHRPVHTEQTYVRDPTSSKPFAKTSAGANGLLPGQIFQKMEEQSGTGEKIVIALYPYEAVHGDDLAFKKGEKLKVLEESGEWWRARSLSTKREGFIPSNYVAEANTMETEEWFFKDLTRKDAERQLLAPANKAGSYLIRESETSKGSYSLSIRDVDAQGAEMVKHYKIRMLDNGGYYISPKITFPDIGSMIKHYHKQPDGLCRKLVKPCEKPKAQKPWDKDAWEISKESIKMVKKLGAGQFGEVWMAYYNNSTKVAVKTLKPGTMSVEAFLEEANLMKTLQHDRLVRLYAVVTKIQPIYIITEFMANGSLLDFLKSDAGSKTQLPKLIDFSAQIAEGMAYIEKKNYIHRDLRAANVLVSESLLCKIADFGLARVIEDDQYTAREGAKFPIKWTAPEAINYGSFTIKSDMWSFGVLLYEIITFGKIPYPGMSNGEVMTSVQRGYRMPRPENCPEELYDVMMTCWKNKPEDRPTFDYIQSVLDDFYTATEGQYQQQP